From Corvus moneduloides isolate bCorMon1 chromosome 2, bCorMon1.pri, whole genome shotgun sequence, one genomic window encodes:
- the LOC116436458 gene encoding uncharacterized protein LOC116436458, translating to MAAFMFLVLLVHSLLQYPQMVRDGLDEDTRLLMELRAKYEELQRIRLLQELQELEQATLEQSGGPWRAMLWAALQEWPFWAVAAVLALLLVLCFVPRKRCCEPESSGQETKSSSNVDKRANDKENNALAKKEGEITLANVEKDNNADDSGEGGSNAGTTGRDNVGSEGIEGSEDAKAGKGNDDVNVEEDKKHDGNEEEDSNAVTNERDNVENEAEEGTEEAKAGEGGDDVNVEEDTKEAGKEAESSNAVSNEKDNAGNEEKEGNEDGDTGKVKDDENVIKDNTEARNEEEGGNVDTNEEDKEARHGGKKFSKGTNEEEVNANTDVQKNNAAGNEGEKSDTNEDKEWDFAGKLERLVQEHMQWPLVDLDRGCATVTLLMDNFTRAFGYGSSNHFYPVLQQAIGVGNAFEGWRPCAEGALYHVLVPLSAPPGHAFHLEPDTGVKMPGKNFRVRVDLECTCVREQLGDNAMLCFLHHSKEELSRKQEPSLLDTLCTGPYLDVEKTARWLYRLVRADWLLLPQSSHRLNLMLLPSSRSCKMQLSKGKESLVVEVLFGVRQGDSDIYVSSQPTEVHFMPSTTWHETYAMAEANFFRHVARRAPQDSWHCKCLQLLTGIAMGKGFSAYALKTVVMHLLNTRPLSQWSRRDFMKRLVDIVDSLRCSLDKKRLDHFVIGNQRLPGEISLPPELQRVEPPNLFQHLTCDPDAYREVVQEYIRLRHQLKQLLLTAVKASAKRQR from the coding sequence ATGGCAGCCTTCATGTTCCTGGTGTTGCTTGTGCACAGCCTTCTCCAATACCCGCAGATGGTCAGGGATGGACTGGATGAGGACACACGCCTGCTCATGGAGTTGCGTGCCAAGTacgaggagctgcagaggattcggctgctgcaggagctgcaggagctggagcaggcaaCCCTGGAGCAGAGTGGTGGCCCCTGGAGAGCCATGCTCTGGGCTGCCTTGCAGGAATGGCCATTCTGGGCCGTTGCTGcagtcctggccctgctcttGGTGCTGTGCTTTGTCCCCCGGAAAAGGTGCTGTGAGCCAGAGAGCAGTGGCCAGGAGACGAAGTCCAGCAGCAATGTGGACAAGAGGGCAaatgataaagaaaacaatgctctggcaaagaaagaaggagaaatcaCCTTGGCAAATGTGGAGAAAGACAACAATGCTGATGACAGCGGAGAAGGTGGCAGCAATGCTGGCACAACTGGAAGAGACAATGTTGGAAGCGAAGGAATAGAAGGTAGCGAGGAtgcaaaagctggaaaaggaaatgatGATGTGAATGTGGAGGAAGATAAGAAGCATGACGGAAATGAGGAAGAAGACAGCAATGCTGTCACAAATGAGAGAGACAATGttgaaaatgaagcagaagaaGGCACTGAGGAGgcaaaagctggagaaggaggtgaTGATGTCAACGTGGAGGAAGACACCAAGGAGGCCGGAAAGGAGGCAGAAAGCAGCAATGCTGTCTCAAATGAAAAAGACAATgctggaaatgaggaaaaagaaggcaaTGAGGATGGAGATACTGGAAAAGTAAAGGATGACGAGAATGTCATCAAAGACAACACTGAGGCCAGAAATGAGGAAGAAGGCGGCAATGTTGACACAAATGAAGAAGACAAGGAGGCCAGACatggtggaaaaaaattcagtaagGGCACAAATGAGGAAGAAGTGAATGCCAACACGGATGTGCAGAAGAACAATGCTGCTGGCAACGAAGGAGAGAAATCTGACACAAATGAAGACAAAGAGTGGGATTTTGCAGGCAAGCTTGAAAGGCTTGTGCAGGAGCACATGCAATGGCCTCTCGTGGACCTGGACAGAGGTTGTGCCACGGTAACTCTCCTGATGGACAACTTCACACGTGCCTTTGGATATGGCTCGTCCAATCACTTCTACCCAGTTCTGCAACAAGCCATCGGGGTGGGCAATGCCTTTGAAGGCTGGAGGCCCTGCGCAGAAGGTGCGTTGTACCACGTGCTTGTACCCCTGAGTGCACCCCCGGGGCACGCCTTCCACCTGGAACCGGACACTGGAGTAAAAATGCCAGGGAAGAACTTCCGTGTCCGCGTGGACCTGGAGTGCACCTGtgtgagggagcagctgggcgACAACGCCATGCTGTGCTTCCTCCACCACTCCAaggaggagctgagcaggaAGCAGGAGCCCAGCCTCCTAGACACCCTCTGCACTGGACCCTACCTGGATGTGGAGAAAACTGCCCGCTGGCTGTACCGATTGGTGAGAGCAGACTGGTTGCTTTTGCCTCAGTCCTCCCACAGGCTTAATTTAATGTTGCTGCCCTCCAGCCGCTCCTGCAAGATGCAGCTGAGCAAGGGCAAGGAAAGCTTGGTGGTAGAGGTGCTGTTTGGGGTGCGGCAAGGCGACTCGGACATCTATGTCAGCAGTCAGCCCACGGAAGTCCACTTCATGCCGAGCACAACCTGGCACGAGACCTACGCCATGGCTGAGGCCAACTTCTTCAGGCACGTGGCCAGGCGGGCGCCGCAGGACAGCTGGCACTGCAAATGCCTGCAGTTGCTCACCGGCATTGCAATGGGCAAAGGCTTTTCTGCCTACGCCTTGAAGACAGTCGTCATGCACCTCCTGAACACCAGACCCCTGTCAcagtggagcaggagggatTTCATGAAGCGCTTGGTGGACATTGTGGACTCCCTGCGCTGCTCCCTGGACAAGAAACGCCTTGACCACTTTGTCATAGGCAACCAGAGGCTTCCCGGGGAGATCAGTTTGCCGCCAGAGCTGCAAAGGGTTGAACCGCCCAACCTGTTCCAGCACCTGACGTGTGATCCAGACGCCTACAGAGAGGTGGTGCAGGAGTATATTAGGCTGCGACATCAGCTCAAACAACTGCTTCTTACAGCCGTGAAGGCCAGTGCTAAGAGACAGAGATGA